A region from the Mercenaria mercenaria strain notata chromosome 7, MADL_Memer_1, whole genome shotgun sequence genome encodes:
- the LOC123554965 gene encoding uncharacterized protein LOC123554965, with product MAQSDPNGVLCKVCLSCFEDRGLSLGCTSRSQTEVFKQLRKQTKEDMMDIVYGYAVESRRVSVQPTFWKEQFTVDILKECQRLLEGFKSSMSGSGTINTMHEIKDQVSVPHWQKSTFWTLESHTTRCRHCGGKLGHRKKMRNCRVCGLALCKTCSQREVLLYYKDGTRQLKTADAHISIIRFVGCPDKEPQCSMLLYCCKDCKEEIIRRQIEDDTWYLEKSKPPDLETEIIQMDAKFRPLVEDIRDDMEKLLPVLDVQGGIRDSIDIDVLIEAEQKMQEMSIEEIECLTLKSRVQERLKIYWNLYSELRSVIKRHSDKLTGDMFEFVMNYATARKEFYIETESKILKISTG from the exons ATGGCACAGTCTGATCCAAACGGAGTTCTTTGTAAG GTATGTTTGTCGTGCTTTGAAGATAGAGGTCTGTCGCTGGGATGTACAAGTCGTTCACAAACAGAAGTGTTCAAACAGTTACGTAAACAAACCAAAGAAGATATGATGGATATTGTATATGGATATGCAGTGGAATCCCGACGGGTTTCCGTCCAGCCAACGTTCTGGAAAGAGCA ATTTACGgtagatattttaaaagaatGCCAAAGACTTCTCGAAGGGTTTAAATCATCAATGAGTGGTTCAGGTACTATCAACACAATGCATGAGATAAAGGACCAGGTCAGTGTTCCACACTGGCAGAAATCAACATTTTGGACG CTTGAAAGTCATACAACAAGATGTCGACACTGCGGTGGAAAGCTTGGACACCGAAAAAAGATGCGAAACTGCAGAGTTTGTGGACTCGCTTTATGTAAAACCTGTTCACAAAGAGAGGTGCTGCTATATTATAAGGATGGCACCAGACAATTGAAAACCGCCGATGCGCATATCTCAATTATTCGTTTTGTAGGG TGTCCCGATAAAGAACCACAATGCTCCATGCTATTGTACTGTTGTAAAGACTGCAAGGAAGAAATCATACGCAGACAAATTGAAGATGACACGTGGTATCTAGAGAAATCTAAACCACCAGATCTAGagacagaaattattcaaatggaTGCAAAATTCCGTCCACTTGTAGAAGATATCAGGGATGATATGGAAAAG ttattacCAGTATTAGATGTTCAAGGTGGAATACGAGATAGTATTGATATTGATGTATTAATCGAAGCGGAGCAAAAAATGCAAGAAATGTCAATTGAAGAAATAGAATGTCTAACTTTAAAG agcaGGGTACAGGAGAGGTTGAAAATATACTGGAATTTGTATTCGGAACTGCGGTCCGTAATTAAACGACACAGCGACAAACTAACAGGAGATATGTTTGAGTTTGTGATGAACTATGCAACA GCAAGGAAAGAATTTTACATAGAGACTGAAagtaaaattctgaaaatatCAACTGGGTAA